Proteins encoded in a region of the Populus alba chromosome 13, ASM523922v2, whole genome shotgun sequence genome:
- the LOC118054034 gene encoding trans-cinnamate 4-monooxygenase yields MDLLLLEKTLLGSFVAILVAILVSKLRGKRFKLPPGPLPVPVFGNWLQVGDDLNHRNLTDLAKKFGDIFLLRMGQRNLVVVSSPDLSKEVLHTQGVEFGSRTRNVVFDIFTGKGQDMVFTVYGEHWRKMRRIMTVPFFTNKVVQQYRYGWEEEAAQVVEDVKKNPEAATNGIVLRRRLQLMMYNNMYRIMFDRRFESEDDPLFNKLKALNGERSRLAQSFDYNYGDFIPILRPFLRGYLKICQEVKERRLQLFKDYFVDERKKLASTKNMSNEGLKCAIDHILDAQKKGEINEDNVLYIVENINVAAIETTLWSIEWGIAELVNHPEIQKKLRHELDTLLGPGHQITEPDTYKLPYLNAVVKETLRLRMAIPLLVPHMNLHDAKLGGFDIPAESKILVNAWWLANNPAHWKNPEEFRPERFLEEEAKVEANGNDFRYLPFGVGRRSCPGIILALPILGITLGRLVQNFELLPPPGQSKIDTSEKGGQFSLHILKHSTIVAKPRSF; encoded by the exons ATGGATCTCCTCCTCCTGGAGAAGACCCTCTTGGGTTCTTTCGTTGCCATTCTCGTTGCCATTCTCGTTTCTAAACTACGTGGCAAACGTTTTAAACTCCCTCCAGGTCCTTTACCTGTCCCCGTGTTTGGAAACTGGCTTCAAGTTGGTGATGATTTGAACCACCGTAACCTCACCGACTTAGCCAAGAAATTCGGTGACATCTTCCTCCTTCGCATGGGCCAACGTAACCTCGTTGTCGTCTCTTCTCCTGACCTATCCAAAGAGGTTCTGCACACACAAGGTGTTGAGTTCGGGTCGAGAACAAGGAATGTTGTTTTTGATATCTTTACTGGAAAGGGACAAGACATGGTGTTCACTGTCTATGGTGAACATTGGAGGAAGATGAGGAGAATCATGACTGTCCCTTTCTTTACAAACAAGGTTGTCCAGCAATACAGGTATGGCTGGGAGGAGGAAGCCGCTCAAGTTGTCGAGGATGTTAAGAAAAACCCTGAGGCTGCAACCAATGGGATTGTTTtgaggaggagattgcaactCATGATGTATAATAATATGTACAGGATTATGTTTGATAGGAGATTCGAGAGCGAAGACGATCCTTTGTTTAACAAGCTCAAGGCTTTGAATGGGGAGAGGAGCAGATTGGCTCAGAGTTTTGATTATAATTATGGTGATTTCATCCCCATTTTGAGACCTTTCTTGAGAGGTTACTTGAAGATCTGCCAGGAGGTTAAGGAGAGAAGGTTGCAACTCTTCAAGGACTACTTTGTCGATGAGAGGAA GAAACTTGCAAGCACAAAGAACATGAGCAATGAAGGGTTGAAGTGCGCAATAGACCATATCCTGGATGCTCAAAAGAAGGGAGAGATCAACGAGGACAACGTCCTTTACATTGTTGAGAACATCAACGTCGCTG CAATTGAGACAACACTATGGTCGATCGAGTGGGGGATTGCTGAGCTTGTGAACCATCCTGAAATCCAGAAGAAGTTGCGCCATGAGCTCGATACATTGCTTGGACCTGGTCACCAAATCACCGAGCCTGACACCTACAAGCTCCCTTACCTTAACGCTGTTGTCAAAGAGACCCTCCGACTCAGGATGGCAATTCCTCTACTTGTCCCACACATGAACCTTCATGATGCCAAGCTTGGAGGCTTTGACATTCCAGCTGAGAGCAAGATCTTGGTCAATGCCTGGTGGCTCGCCAACAACCCTGCCCACTGGAAAAACCCTGAAGAGTTCAGGCCAGAGAGGTTCTTGGAAGAGGAGGCCAAGGTCGAGGCCAATGGCAATGATTTCAGGTACCTTCCATTTGGAGTTGGGAGAAGGAGCTGCCCTGGGATTATTCTTGCATTGCCAATTCTTGGCATTACTCTGGGACGTCTGGTACAGAATTTCGAGCTCTTGCCTCCTCCCGGACAGTCAAAGATCGACACCTCAGAGAAAGGTGGACAGTTCAGTTTGCACATATTGAAGCACTCCACTATTGTTGCAAAGCCAAggtccttttaa